From the genome of Lutzomyia longipalpis isolate SR_M1_2022 chromosome 2, ASM2433408v1, one region includes:
- the LOC129789469 gene encoding uncharacterized protein LOC129789469: protein MEENRWQVVKDPKKTNRLKKKMAEEEKRQMEFSMRVETLETENEALRKMLKEQKILNAQKEIAELRKFLDEESCEKEAKAPNPIPEKRVSSFKLEIQELIQGSSRGETRPQRGKPYYSSALKWPALPNRDEASKIRAATDAWKDQARMFRRKYGSCIKEVRELIETRRMILNQANKLSLTRAEKSRIHSDMDLFADDEE, encoded by the exons atggaaGAGAATCGATGGCAGGTAGTGAAAGATCCCAAGAAGACCAATCGACTCAAAAAGAAGATGGCAGAGGAGGAGAAACgccaaatggaattttcaatgagagTCGAGACTCTCGAAACGGAGAATGAAGCCCTCCGGAAGATGCTCAAGGagcagaaaattctcaatgccCAAAAGGAAATTGCGGAGCTGAGAAAGTTCCTTGATGAAGAATCCTGTGAGAAGGAAGCAAAAGCACCCAATCCGATTCCAGAAAAGAGAGTTAGCTCATTTAAACTGGAGATACAGGAGCTTATCCAAGGCAGCTCCCGCGGGGAGACACGACCACAGAGGGGAAAGCCGTATTACTCCTCAGCCCTGAAATGGCCGGCACTGCCAAATCGTGACGAAGCCTCCAAAATCCGG GCTGCTACTGATGCGTGGAAGGATCAGGCGAGAATGTTTAGGCGAAAGTACGGGAGCTGCATAAAAGAAGTAAGGGAACTGATCGAAACACGTCGCATGATTTTAAATCAAGCGAACAAATTGTCTCTTACACGTGCAG aaaagtCACGCATTCACTCCGACATGGACTTATTCGCTGATGATGAAGAGTAA
- the LOC129789385 gene encoding uncharacterized protein LOC129789385 isoform X2, with product MWTKSLNIEVIVICFLSLIPWPGPSVFKIQCSRESARVVRKIVQSKWLPILDKYQVKLPLECPFHPLRDIFAPQNAAKIQNRPSQWTCGVCGKSFYEENFLDLHFDNRHKSNINMAEDAVCLADYCDIMRCEVLLGHDSTLSFGDSTISTDIEVWNEATAYRTAIIPSGSRDLARMPQRFTFFPPISVIIPDAREASGSGGEPKLKKRGSCTGRKEDVGDEQLNDNPTDEDDESDDGNATTACDKNLVDSALPSSDKKQQKLSELQRLKANCKSEQLDVLKKKCELLIRDCIAGLLVNLSQQDFRDMEDELNRAVCWYLTCERYWEDSPSEPKSFPWGLVFILVIVLSLGLCFCYYIIWVLFDSDDLTISSNTQMRISPMHTRHHLAHHVPQQIIYSHTSDGAVGIVADPGGQASNNSGFSEEIYSAATEVGDVEQNEHYIYVTYPPELKRRLLESCYNRTTRL from the exons ATGTGGACCAAATCGCTTAATATCGAG GTGATAGTAATATGCTTTCTATCGCTTATTCCTTGGCCGGGTCCGAGTGTCTTCAAGATTCAATGTTCGCGCGAGAGCGCTAGAGTTGTTCGGAAAATTGTGCAGTCCAAGTGGCTGCCAATCCTGGACAAGTATCAGGTGAAGTTGCCACTTGAGTGTCCTTTCCATCCGCTGAGGGATATCTTTGCACCCCAGAATGCTGCCAAGATACAAAATCGACCGAGTCAATGGACTTGTGGAGTTTGCGGTAAAAGCTTCTATGAGGAAAACTTTTTGGATTTGCATTTCGACAACCGCCATAAAAGCAACATTAATATG GCCGAAGACGCTGTGTGCTTGGCAGATTATTGCGACATAATGCGATGTGAAGTGCTCCTGGGTCATGATTCTACATTGTCTTTCGGAGATTCCACCATTTCCACGGATATTGAGGTATGGAATGAGGCAACAGCTTACAGAACTGCCATCATACCATCTGGATCGCGGGACTTGGCCAGGATGCCTCAGAGGTTCACATTTTTTCCGCCTATATCCGTTATAATTCCCGATGCAAGGGAGGCAAGTGGTAGTGGTGGTGAACCCAAATTAAAGAAACGAGGTTCGTGCACAGGACGCAAAGAAGATGTTGGTGATGAACAATTGAATGACAACCCAACTGATGAAGATGATGAATCTGATGATGGAAATGCCACGACAGCATGTGATAAGAATCTCGTTGATTCAGCGCTGCCTTCCAGTGATAAGAAGCAACAGAAATTGTCGGAATTGCAACGACTTAAGGCAAATTGCAAATCCGAACAGTTGGATGTGCTGAAGAAAAAGTGCGAACTGTTGATCAGAGATTGCATAGCAGGTCTTCTTGTGAATTTGTCACAGCAAGATTTCCGAGATATGGAAG ATGAACTAAATCGCGCCGTATGCTGGTACCTCACCTGTGAGAGATACTGGGAAGATAGTCCATCAGAACCAAAGTCATTCCCATGGGGTTTAGTTTTTATTCTTGTAATTGTTCTCTCACTGGGACTATGTTTCTGCTACTACATTATATGGGTTCTCTTTGA TTCGGATGATTTgacaatttcttcaaatactCAAATGAGGATTAGTCCTATGCATACGCGACATCATTTGGCACATCATGTACCAcagcaaattatttattcacacACAAGTGATGGAGCTGTAGGAATTGTAGCTGATCCAGGTGGACAAGCGAGCAACAATAGTGGCTTTTCGGAAGAAATCTACTCTGCTGCAACAGAAGTGGGTGATGTAGAACAAAATGAGCACTACATCTATGTAACATACCCTCCAGAGCTGAAACGTCGACTTCTAGAGAG CTGCTACAATCGAACCACTCGCTTGTGA
- the LOC129789385 gene encoding uncharacterized protein LOC129789385 isoform X1: MWTKSLNIEVIVICFLSLIPWPGPSVFKIQCSRESARVVRKIVQSKWLPILDKYQVKLPLECPFHPLRDIFAPQNAAKIQNRPSQWTCGVCGKSFYEENFLDLHFDNRHKSNINMAEDAVCLADYCDIMRCEVLLGHDSTLSFGDSTISTDIEVWNEATAYRTAIIPSGSRDLARMPQRFTFFPPISVIIPDAREASGSGGEPKLKKRGSCTGRKEDVGDEQLNDNPTDEDDESDDGNATTACDKNLVDSALPSSDKKQQKLSELQRLKANCKSEQLDVLKKKCELLIRDCIAGLLVNLSQQDFRDMEDELNRAVCWYLTCERYWEDSPSEPKSFPWGLVFILVIVLSLGLCFCYYIIWVLFDSSDDLTISSNTQMRISPMHTRHHLAHHVPQQIIYSHTSDGAVGIVADPGGQASNNSGFSEEIYSAATEVGDVEQNEHYIYVTYPPELKRRLLESCYNRTTRL, translated from the exons ATGTGGACCAAATCGCTTAATATCGAG GTGATAGTAATATGCTTTCTATCGCTTATTCCTTGGCCGGGTCCGAGTGTCTTCAAGATTCAATGTTCGCGCGAGAGCGCTAGAGTTGTTCGGAAAATTGTGCAGTCCAAGTGGCTGCCAATCCTGGACAAGTATCAGGTGAAGTTGCCACTTGAGTGTCCTTTCCATCCGCTGAGGGATATCTTTGCACCCCAGAATGCTGCCAAGATACAAAATCGACCGAGTCAATGGACTTGTGGAGTTTGCGGTAAAAGCTTCTATGAGGAAAACTTTTTGGATTTGCATTTCGACAACCGCCATAAAAGCAACATTAATATG GCCGAAGACGCTGTGTGCTTGGCAGATTATTGCGACATAATGCGATGTGAAGTGCTCCTGGGTCATGATTCTACATTGTCTTTCGGAGATTCCACCATTTCCACGGATATTGAGGTATGGAATGAGGCAACAGCTTACAGAACTGCCATCATACCATCTGGATCGCGGGACTTGGCCAGGATGCCTCAGAGGTTCACATTTTTTCCGCCTATATCCGTTATAATTCCCGATGCAAGGGAGGCAAGTGGTAGTGGTGGTGAACCCAAATTAAAGAAACGAGGTTCGTGCACAGGACGCAAAGAAGATGTTGGTGATGAACAATTGAATGACAACCCAACTGATGAAGATGATGAATCTGATGATGGAAATGCCACGACAGCATGTGATAAGAATCTCGTTGATTCAGCGCTGCCTTCCAGTGATAAGAAGCAACAGAAATTGTCGGAATTGCAACGACTTAAGGCAAATTGCAAATCCGAACAGTTGGATGTGCTGAAGAAAAAGTGCGAACTGTTGATCAGAGATTGCATAGCAGGTCTTCTTGTGAATTTGTCACAGCAAGATTTCCGAGATATGGAAG ATGAACTAAATCGCGCCGTATGCTGGTACCTCACCTGTGAGAGATACTGGGAAGATAGTCCATCAGAACCAAAGTCATTCCCATGGGGTTTAGTTTTTATTCTTGTAATTGTTCTCTCACTGGGACTATGTTTCTGCTACTACATTATATGGGTTCTCTTTGA caGTTCGGATGATTTgacaatttcttcaaatactCAAATGAGGATTAGTCCTATGCATACGCGACATCATTTGGCACATCATGTACCAcagcaaattatttattcacacACAAGTGATGGAGCTGTAGGAATTGTAGCTGATCCAGGTGGACAAGCGAGCAACAATAGTGGCTTTTCGGAAGAAATCTACTCTGCTGCAACAGAAGTGGGTGATGTAGAACAAAATGAGCACTACATCTATGTAACATACCCTCCAGAGCTGAAACGTCGACTTCTAGAGAG CTGCTACAATCGAACCACTCGCTTGTGA
- the LOC129789389 gene encoding 3-oxoacyl-[acyl-carrier-protein] synthase, mitochondrial: MWNKVFHFGHTVIFTRQFATVQAQNRRVVVTGVGCVSAVGVSAEVAWKNILSAQCGIVKLTDPSYANLPCRVAAQISKDEFDLTKIFSKGDLKAMSPAIAYSLIATKEALTCANWFPTDLEAQNRTGVAVGIGMVNLPDICEMNNSLQQGYNRVSPFFIPRILLNMAAGHISIKYGFRGPNHAVSTACATGAHAIGDGYRFIQSNLADVMVCGAGEAPISPLCIAGFSRLRSLSTSFNDDPQKSSRPFDKKREGFVIGEGAAICILESLDHAKQRQAPIFGEILGYGCSGDAAHLTSPREDGLGAQLAMQRALEDAQLSPVNIGYVNAHATSTPMGDAIESRAITHVFGNHNVAVSSTKGAHGHLLGSAGNLETMFTILACRDGKLPPTINLTDVSDDMKHLNFVANTSQPWSGHKRRIALKNAFGFGGTNACLCIGEFRENT, encoded by the coding sequence ATGTGgaataaagtttttcattttgggCATACTGTAATATTCACGAGACAATTTGCCACGGTCCAAGCACAAAATCGCCGAGTGGTTGTCACCGGTGTGGGTTGTGTTTCAGCAGTTGGTGTATCCGCCGAAGTTGCTTGGAAGAACATCCTTTCTGCACAATGTGGTATAGTTAAACTCACGGATCCATCATATGCTAACCTTCCGTGCCGTGTAGCAGCTCAGATATCCAAAGATGAATTTGATCTTACCAAGATTTTCAGTAAGGGAGATCTTAAAGCTATGTCTCCGGCAATTGCTTACTCCCTCATAGCCACGAAAGAAGCTTTAACCTGCGCAAATTGGTTTCCAACCGATTTGGAGGCACAAAACCGTACTGGTGTTGCTGTTGGTATTGGAATGGTGAATTTACCGGATATCTGCGAGATGAATAATTCCCTCCAGCAAGGATATAATCGTGTCAGCCCCTTTTTTATACCACGTATCCTACTTAATATGGCTGCAGGACATATAAGCATCAAGTACGGATTTCGGGGACCAAATCATGCTGTTTCCACAGCATGTGCCACCGGAGCACATGCCATAGGGGATGGATACCGATTTATTCAAAGCAATTTAGCTGATGTTATGGTATGTGGTGCAGGAGAAGCTCCTATATCACCCCTTTGTATTGCGGGTTTCAGCAGATTACGATCTTTAAGCACCTCATTCAATGATGATCCGCAAAAATCCTCAAGGCCCTTTGATAAGAAACGAGAGGGTTTTGTCATTGGTGAAGGGGCCGCAATCTGCATTCTCGAAAGTCTCGATCACGCAAAGCAACGTCAAGCACCTATTTTTGGCGAGATCCTTGGCTATGGTTGCTCTGGAGATGCTGCTCATCTAACGTCACCACGCGAAGATGGTCTAGGTGCTCAGTTAGCCATGCAACGTGCCTTAGAAGATGCTCAATTATCTCCTGTAAACATTGGCTACGTGAACGCTCATGCAACATCTACTCCTATGGGCGATGCAATTGAGAGCAGAGCAATAACCCATGTCTTTGGCAATCATAATGTCGCAGTATCATCAACGAAAGGTGCTCATGGACATCTTCTGGGATCAGCTGGTAATCTCGAGACAATGTTCACCATCCTAGCGTGTCGAGATGGAAAACTTCCACCTACAATAAACCTCACTGATGTCTCGGATGACATGAAACATCTCAATTTTGTTGCCAACACCAGTCAACCCTGGTCAGGACATAAACGACGGATTGCccttaaaaatgcatttggatttGGTGGAACAAATGCTTGCCTGTGCATTGGGGAATTTCGAGAAAATACctaa
- the LOC129789339 gene encoding gametogenetin-binding protein 2-like — translation MAKLVYVYRSEEESVKNISRRQLPLVVEDNLMMLMDLNAKGLVFDHPTVRGRDLEEFLRKYAILTQEEFKKSLQVSCDEFTAVLSQSVPCVGCRRNVERLFMQMKQCEFPTLDPLVITASGVLTVSDEKAATPVAICTLLHNHNVLLNNLIDNMPRSKKSSRCGLHSLDTYRSRPFSELWRDVWCCMKQQCREEVVIIDSQELQETLDGYLKKHKFCQDCRTKVEKAYTFLITEKNPSKEKGFVAALYAGIKRCPDEKHIHLQTKADYIDELIKRAEPELNGNGSRHRERHAKTMEIAQEEVLTCIGMCIYERLRRIHMVLKEEENACQVLAAVSVHCLCRSFDMAVEKKRGKSNLELLYEEISRAEKVKEQRREQKKQKKKRKKNEKKGLASCRPCSEAKDEDDEYDSRSLMSAEHIDREEDDKHHEHHSELEKTKCKIVKSKDVPEAHEDDNDIKRKKKIAKETCNRKRTNTTNYSINNGKESVAGDVKDVRDEEITTVSCHSCETNICIQSIDGGYVSEPSTHEGACSSILSSSAHSGISSLSSTPEGSEVACSDGLCNHDLTNAANKHCHTLCGGTPKHNCRNNNKMPGKQKTPDSCVRPLSLQEMLGNQCEMEDDVGEDVNYIPDELVKEFKLRHANLKQAREEIRQNLRRNFAQLCMNSVVKTSTAK, via the exons ATGGCAAAACTTGTATATGTTTATCGCTCGGAAGAGGAAAgtgtcaaaaatatttctcgacGGCAACTCCCGCTTGTTGTTGAGGACAATTTGATG ATGCTAATGGACTTGAATGCAAAAGGACTGGTGTTTGATCATCCAACTGTGAGAGGTCGTGACCTGGAAGAGTTTTTGCGGAAATATGCTATCTTAACCCAGGAGGAATTTAAGAAGTCTCTGCAAGTATCATGTGATGAATTTACTGCGGTCTTAAGCCAAAGTGTCCCATGTGTTGGATGTCGTAGGAATGTGGAGAGGCTCTTTATGCAGATGAAACAGTGCGAGTTTCCAACTTTGGACCCCCTTGTAATTACCGCCAGTGGTGTTTTAACGGTGTCAGATGAGAAGGCAGCTACCCCCGTAGCCATCTGCACCCTTCTACACAATCACAATGTTTTACTCAATAATTTGATTGATAATATGCCAAGGAGCAAAAAGAGCTCTCGATGTGGACTCCATTCTCTCGATACCTACAGATCTCGTCCATTTTCCGAGCTATGGCGAGATGTGTGGTGCTGCATGAAACAACAATGTCGAGAGGAAGTTGTTATAATTGATTCTCAAGAGctccaagaaacccttgatgGTTAtctaaaaaaacataaattctgcCAAGATTGTCGCACCAAA GTAGAAAAGGCGTATACATTTCTgatcacagaaaaaaatccatcgaAGGAAAAGGGTTTTGTTGCTGCCCTATATGCAGGGATTAAACGTTGTCCAGATGAGAAACATATCCATTTGCAGACAAAAGCAGATTACATTGATGAACTGATAAAAAGAGCTGAGCCCGAACTCAATGGAAATGGATCACGGCACCGTGAACGTCATGCAAAGACAATGGAAATTGCACAGGAGGAAGTATTAACATGCATTGGGATGTGCATATATGAGAGACTCCGTCGCATTCATATGGTTctaaaggaagaagaaaatgcttGCCAAGTCTTGGCTGCAGTTTCTGTTCACTGTCTCTGCCGTAGCTTTGACATGGCAGTGGAGAAAAAGCGCGGCAAGAGTAATCTGGAATTACTATATGAAGAGATAAGCCGCGCGGAAAAGGTCAAGGAGCAACGTAGAGAGcagaaaaagcaaaagaagaagCGGAAGAAGAATGAGAAGAAGGGTTTAGCATCATGTCGTCCCTGTAGTGAAGCAAAGGATGAAGATGATGAATATGATTCCCGTTCTTTGATGTCTGCAGAGCACATTGATCGAGAAGAAGATGACAAACACCATGAACATCATTCCGAACTTGAGAAAACCAAATGCAAAATCGTGAAAAGTAAAGATGTTCCCGAAGCGCACGAAGATGATAACgatataaagagaaaaaagaagattgCCAAAGAAACGTGCAACAGGAAAAGAACAAATACAACTAATTATTCTATTAATAATGGAAAGGAAAGTGTTGCAGGAGATGTTAAAGATGTTAGGGATGAAGAAATTACCACAGTTTCATGTCATTCCTGTGAAACCAATATCTGTATCCAGTCTATTGATGGTGGATATGTGTCAGAGCCATCCACACATGAGGGTGCGTGTTCATCTATTCTTTCATCAAGTGCACATTCTGGAATTTCTAGTTTGTCTAGCACACCCGAGGGTTCTGAGGTAGCGTGTTCAGATGGCTTATGCAACCACGATCTCACCAATGCAGCCAATAAACATTGTCATACCCTTTGTGGAGGAACACCGAAACATAATtgcagaaataataataagatGCCCGGTAAACAAAAGACACCTGATTCTTGTGTACGACCCCTAAGTCTTCAAGAAATGTTG GGTAACCAGTGCGAGATGGAGGATGATGTGGGTGAAGATGTGAACTATATTCCAGATGAATTAGTCAAGGAGTTCAAGTTACGACATGCCAATTTGAAGCAAGCCCGTGAAGAGATTCGACAAAATTTACGCAGAAACTTCGCACAGCTTTGCATGAATAGTGTAGTGAAGACGTCGACAGCCAAATAA
- the LOC129789449 gene encoding uncharacterized protein LOC129789449 gives MVITVQEIKWSQTPEEVHVQIFFSKGYNPKRSHIFTSNDFIKINCPPFFREIFLSHPINEPQSRCRLLQNEIRFILIKSAIEEWETLEKIEKHSDNIHKKEDIENMLRIAHIRQQQEAQEKLEKKVLVKRKDVEKIIKRESEIRLKTSENDREIMQHGKNNIEEIQLKKDKEQTTLEKTKELTINSIPHIRSQETITVEFTNRRFPTPKRESQNDLEDEWIRNQLQKK, from the coding sequence atggTCATTACAGTGCAAGAGATAAAATGGAGTCAAACACCTGAGGAAGTTCatgtgcaaatatttttttccaaaggtTACAATCCAAAAAGGTCGCATATCTTTACTAGTAATGATTTCATCAAGATTAATTGCCCTCCTTTTTTTCGTGAGATCTTCTTGTCTCATCCCATCAATGAGCCTCAGAGTAGGTGTCGTTTGCTGCAAAATGAAATCAGATTTATATTAATCAAGTCTGCTATTGAAGAATGGGAAACCCTTGAAAAGATAGAGAAACATTCCGATAACATCCATAAAAAAGAAGACATCGAAAACATGTTGAGAATTGCTCATATAAGACAACAGCAGGAAGCACAggaaaaacttgagaaaaaagTACTTGTGAAGCGTAAagatgttgaaaaaataataaagcgTGAATCTGAAATCAGACTCAAGACAAGTGAAAATGATAGAGAAATTATGCAACATGGAAAAAACAATATTGAAGAAATACAGCTGAAAAAAGACAAGGAACAGacaacgttagaaaaaactAAGGAATTAACCATAAATTCTATACCACATATTCGAAGTCAGGAAACTATTACTGTGGAATTTACTAACCGAAGATTCCCAACTCCTAAGCGTGAGTCTCAGAACGATTTGGAAGATGAATGGATCAGAAATCAGCTCCAAAAGAAATAA
- the LOC129789340 gene encoding NCK-interacting protein with SH3 domain, producing the protein MDNKEQEFSDNEMLKALYDFQAIYPKTISFDEGEYFILHQANVRQRNWWQVVSMKGNIGFVPSNYVMKLKVEPEFLISFLDSSIETLKLSTEEEVNGIINRKELIQKLDERKKRAHLAMKNMSEGNCNISNDALTNVISTKNKSERHDAKGSISKKSLSSPAIGIQPSPQPIQESLSLGVLVTKLDDISISEPSETTHTTTSDSEITTISKGEENSQKIVSPPSAFNNYEAIAIGANNREPEVTNHTDFAEEDQRQFNEINRITSDDVYLIVDAIRLNTNLSHTDSCIALRTVLSEVSSLIPQVAPQLETITAHLNLAPLVAPDNLLGDTHDSRRLRAIFADLADCKNDSEQRSWMLFEDEDEIIQYLTVLNGILKNADPKICCYEMSCDHYQSIINLVQYYQMETRWTIRRLLLDAFKAICQLDYTAVDILLGSVLPTELIQDMTSNSSNVERLKELAIMMTMIFSIGLKMPVTHEDHFGKDFLLFVLNIIESPPATDINEILPDVMINLVLSFNLQFDHFANSVVLDAFREMRSAKTFTEKLLMLINRETDPVKMLKHTTLAVNSVLKMIVDLFGSPETAALFYSNDNKVLIDILVRQLSDLNPENPLRRWYLELCRRILRNTDYADHTHRKQDLMKIFTRIFCEEMESSLKDQQLVREIANEFPQIFKA; encoded by the exons ATGGATAATAAGGAACAGGAATTTAGTG ACAATGAGATGCTTAAGGCTCTTTATGATTTCCAAGCTATCTACCCTAAGACAATTAGCTTTGATGAAGGAGAATATTTTATCCTTCATCAGGCCAATGTTAGGCAGAGGAATTGGTGGCAAGTCGTTAGTATGAAAGGAAATATTGGATTTGTGCCATCGAATTATGTAATGAAACTTAAG GTGGAACCCGAATTTTTAATAAGCTTCCTTGACTCCAGTATTGAAACACTCAAGTTATCTACAGAGGAAGAAGTAAATGGAATAATAAATCGTAAAGAATTGATTCAAAAGCTCgacgagagaaaaaaacgagcaCATCTTGCAATGAAGAATATGTCAGAAGGAAATTGCAATATTTCCAATGATGCATTAACAAATGTCATTtcaactaaaaataaatccgaGAGACATGATGCCAAAGGttcaatttccaaaaaaagtCTCTCTAGTCCAGCTATTGGAATCCAACCGTCTCCTCAGCCTATTCAAGAAAGTCTTAGCTTGGGTGTTCTAGTAACGAAGCTAGATGATATTAGCATATCTGAACCCTCTGAGACTACCCATACAACGACAAGTGATAGTGAAATAACAACAATTTCTAAGGGTGAAGAGAATTCACAGAAAATTGTAAGTCCTCCTAGCGCTTTCAATAATTATGAAGCTATTGCCATTGGAGCAAATAATCGGGAACCAGAGGTGACAAATCATACCGATTTTGCTGAAGAGGATCAAAGGCAGTTCAATGAAATTAACCGAATCACCTCAGATGATGTCTACCTAATTGTCGATGCCATACGTTTAAATACAAATCTTAGTCATACTGATTCTTGCATTGCATTGAGAACTGTACTAAGTGAAGTAAGCTCACTCATTCCTCAAGTAGCGCCCCAGCTTGAAACCATTACGGCTCATCTGAATTTAGCACCTCTTGTGGCACCAGACAATCTCTTGGGTGATACACACGATTCCAGACGCCTCCGCGCCATTTTTGCAGATCTAGCAGATTGTAAAAATGATTCTGAACAGAGGAGTTGGATGTTATTTGAAGATGAAGACGAAATTATACAGTATTTGACCGTTTTAAATGGTATTTTG AAAAATGCTGATCCAAAAATTTGCTGTTACGAAATGTCCTGTGATCACTACCAAAGCATTATAAATTTAGTACAATACTACCAAATGGAAACAAGATGGACTATCCGACGCCTTCTTTTGGATGCATTCAAAGCCATTTGTCAGCTAGACTATACAGCTGTTGACATACTCTTGGGGTCAGTACTTCCTACAGAATTGATCCAAGACATGACGTCAAATTCCTCAAATGTAGAACGCCTCAAAGAATTGGCTATAATGATGACCATGATTTTTTCGATTGGACTCAAAATGCCAGTGACACATGAGGATCATTTCggaaaagattttctcctttttgtgCTAAATATTATAGAGAGTCCTCCTGCAACAGatataaatgaaattctgCCGGATGTAATGATCAATCTGGTGCTGTCTTTTAATCTACAATTCGATCATTTTGCCAACAGTGTTGTTCTTGATGCATTTCGTGAAATGAGATCGGCAAAAACATTCaccgaaaaacttttaatgctTATTAACCGGGAAACTGATCCCGTAAAAATGCTAAAGCATACAACACTTGCAGTCAATTCGGTTCTTAAGATGATTGTTGATCTCTTTGGATCACCAGAAACAGCTGCACTTTTCTATTCTAACGACAACAAAGTCCTCATTGATATACTTGTAAGGCAGCTTTCAGATTTGAATCCAGAAAATCCG TTACGTCGATGGTATCTAGAACTATGTAGAAGAATTTTGAGGAACACAGACTATGCAGATCATACACATCGTAAACAGGatctcatgaaaatatttaccagAATTTTTTGCGAAGAAATGGAATCTAGTCTGAAAGATCAACAACTTGTTCGAGAAATTGCCAatgaatttcctcaaatttttaaagccTAA